Proteins encoded by one window of Raphanus sativus cultivar WK10039 unplaced genomic scaffold, ASM80110v3 Scaffold0581, whole genome shotgun sequence:
- the LOC130502486 gene encoding transcription initiation factor IIA subunit 2-like translates to MATFELYRRSTIGMCLTETLDEMVQSGTLSPELAIQVLVQFDKSMTEALESQVKTKVSIKGHLHTYRFCDNVWTFILQDAMFKIDDRQENVSRVKIVACDSKLLTQ, encoded by the exons ATGGCGACGTTTGAGCTATACAGGAGATCGACCATAGGGATGTGTTTGACGGAGACTTTGGATGAGATGGTTCAGAGCGGTACCTTGAGCCCTGAGCTAGCTATCCAAGTCCTTGTTCAGTTTGATAAG TCCATGACTGAAGCTCTGGAGAGCCAAGTGAAGACCAAGGTGTCTATCAAG GGGCACTTGCACACTTACAGGTTCTGTGACAACGTATGGACCTTTATATTACAGGACGCAATGTTCAAGATTGACGACCGTCAAGAGAATGTTAGCCGGGTCAAGATAGTGGCATGTGACTCTAAGCTGCTCACACAGTGA